In Glycine soja cultivar W05 chromosome 10, ASM419377v2, whole genome shotgun sequence, the genomic stretch TGACACTATGACCATTAGGGAGTCTAACAATCATAGGATTTATGTTTCTACATAAGGAAAACAAATGTGGAAAGGCTATGACATGGTCTGTGGCACCTGAGTCAAGGATCCACTCATCTTGACTGGTCTTGCTTACACTACAAGTAATGGATAGTTAACTACCTTTGCTGTTGATAGTACTAATTTGATTCACATGTGAATTATTGTGATTCATGTTTTGTTGTTGTAGTAGTGCCATTAAAGCCTTGTATTGTTGAGAGGTTAACTTCACATCCTCATtttgtgtttcttggtttctTTCTTGAGTTGAGCCATCACCTTCTTCTTATGTTAGATCCTTGGGACTTATAAAACTTGTGTCCAGGAGGATAACCATGCTTTCTATAGCAATCATCCACAGTGTGGTTAGTGAGACCACATTGTGTACAAAGCTTGCCTCCCTTTCCTCTTGAGTTGCCTCTGCCAAATCTACCTGAATTGGATGAATTGGTGTTAGCTGCATTTATCAGCCTCATGTTTCCCATTGCATCATTATTCGTTAGCTGTCTTTCTTATTGAACAACATATGAGAAAACTTTAGTAGTGCTAGGCAGGGGAtcctgataactgctaaataattgtattttgatagtagaaaattagtcaaatattggcctgaaattaattatttagcagttatttgtaattaaaagttagaaaattaattaaattgaatttttggttgcagatataaaaattggaggtgtaacaagcaaaaagggcagaaaaattgaagaaaagaagaaaatttgaagaaggcCCAGCCCAATACACGTGCTCAGCGCGCGTCACGGGCTAAGCGGGCCAGGAAGTACACGCGCTAAGCGTGCCTAtgaaggcccaaagcccacttcagcagctataaatagagagccagTCCAAGGGACAGGACCACCACCACAGaaccccctctcctaggggtttcatttactccctttctttctttcaccccccttctcattgtaaagcccctcatgaccatgagtggctaatcccctAGCTAGGGTCTGATAGGCCTAAAAAGTCAATGATGTATGGAgcatttcaagagttatcaataaaaagaggaattccttccaggttcttttatttatttaccgttctttctttttcatcctGTATCTCGGACCTTACTTTCTGTTAGGGtttagtccactcgggagagggtaaagcctaattagggataaggaatgaatacttgaatctgttttaagggttaggccactcgggagagggtaacgcttaatagaacactaaaaggaagaaattatCGGGTTATCTTTTAGAGGGTTTTCCTTCCAGGTTCTTCtatctgcttttctttcttatttattctGCATCTCGGACTTTATTTTCTGTTAGTctttaggccactcgggagagggtaaaacCTAATTAGGGATAAGGAATGAATGTGTGAATCAGTTTTAAGGGataggccactcgggagagggcaacgcttaatagaacaataaaagaaagaaatcataGGGTTCGCATTGACCCGATgcccatgctttagcaaacatctagaatttaatcttaatgcatcttagttattgagtcttcgcaaagggcatttggaagataggtaattaaggtaggcttgtcatcatgaggcatcaggggcaagtagatggatagatgtgaggcagaattagttcactggtattgataacagacaaatcctgaatccatatatctaggtTGATTAGACTTGTTAGGTTttagcgattttaatatatagattttattccCTATTTTATTGTTGGcttttcttagaagtagttattccttatttttccTATTTGTTTCCTTAGAAGTAATTATTCCTTATTTTACTGTTGGCTTTTCTTAGGAGTAGTTATCCTCTATTTAGGAGTAAGTATTTAGGCTTAATAGATTTAGACTTTAGTCTGCCTTTATTTGAATTTCGTAGGAGTAGTTATCTTTATCAtatcgcaatttaaatattttatcttctattttgatctttcaatcttttatctttttcttttatcttctaattttatctttaaatatcttatcttttctttaccttatcttctatcttctttatcttttattttaaattcttatctcttgcttttaaattgggtttgcattaatctaagtacaaacaaagtccctgtgaattcgatactcggacttccgagaactttactacttgtgacgatttggtacacttgccaacgagttaacagATCCATCATCAATACATTGGACCTAACAATGTTAAATTAGTCATTTAAACCTTTAAGAAACTACATAACCCGATCTTGTTTCTTTCTCTCCATAATACTAGTGAGAGCATCACACATACACTTTGGATCACATGAACACACTGAATCAGGTCTGTAAGTTTCCAATTCATCCCAAATAACACGTAATTTTGTAAAGTAATTAGTTATGGTTTGATCACCTTGCTTGATGGATGCCACATCCTGTTGCAATTATGAGATTCTCAGCATATCCCCCTGTGAATACCTCAATTTCAAATCTTTCCATATGTCTCATGCATCATCCATCCAAAGGATGCTTTGTCTAATCGAAGCTGAGAATGAGTGAACAAGCCAAGAAACAACCATATTATTACACTTCTTCCAAGCTGTATGAAGTGTGTGGTTCGATGGATATCCTTGAATTGATCCATCGACAAATTCAACTTTATTCTTTGCACTCAATGCAGTAAGCATTGATCGGCTCCATGAATTGTAATTTGTTGAATCAAGCACTTGAGAAACCAATGCTATTGCAGGATTTTCTCTTGGATGAAGATAATATGGACTATGTATGTTTAAAGATTGATCTTGCAGTGATGAATTGTCTGTCATGATGAAGGAATCGAAAGGAAGctagagaaaaaacaaaaatagagttGCGCTGCAAAGGTCTTCAAGATACCATCATAAACTCCATGTCGGCCATGGATGAATGCTAAGCTTATGGAAGAAGCTTGCAAAGAAAGAAAACGATAAAGGAAGCAAGTGAATAACAGAGAATTAATTGGCTTACATAAATAACTAACTCTTAACTAACTCTCAACTAACTCCATTAACTGTAGTTACATGAGATTAACCAATTAACCAACTCTAGTTACAATGTTCTATGCTAAGATAACATGAGTTTGTTCCAAAATTCACAAATAATGTTGTCGGAAAAGAATGTAAACAGCATATTAGAATGTAATTGAGactcaaacacaatcaaaatgACACAAACAACAATAAGTTACATTGTTATaagcattaaaaaatataataaaatagttgGTTTAGTTtgggtttgaaaaaaatgtaaacctACTCAAACCAATTAACATTGAGTATTAATTGATTCGATTTGGATTGGacccaaataaataaaaatctaaaccaATTGAATTAGTTAAGTTTGAATCGTCGAATTGATCCAAACCGATAAACACCcctaattcatattttaaaaaaggtgACATATATTGATTACACTAATTGCACAAAAAAAGACTATAGTAATACTATAGCTATAACACAACTCATAAGTCTGGCTTGAGCCCTTGAGTGACATTCATGCTTGTAATCCTTAGCATTATCTCCTCTAAAGGACACTCTCTCTCCTAAACTACTTATACAATTTGATTAGTTTAAAGATaatttgggagaaaggatgataATTCATGAACTAAATTGacagtttattcaaattttataaaagcaGCGGCTAAAATGGCAAATTCTTATAATACGAAAAGTTTACTCAGAAAAAGGGGTGTCGCTGTATTTTGATAGAATAGGTGATTATTGACCCGTAAATATCCTGGAAATTGTCATAAACACTGAAAATAGGTGAGTTTTTGCAAAATAAAAGGACTACctagttttttttctctgtGCGGAACAAAGAATAGTTGgcattgaattgtgattttccttgaatgaatgaaaaaatatgcTATGAACATTAAAGAGAAATCTCCTCACACAGTCACACACAACCTGAAaccaccaaaaaagaaaaatcacaagAGCACAATTATGAACATTAAGAATTGACATGGTGATGTTGTAAAAATACAACAAAGTAGCCAGAGAGAGCAGCATGGCACTATTGATGTGTTCTCAAATTCCTCTTAGCAGGGTATTGCACTGATGATGATGCTGGGCACTGTTTGAGTCCACTCACAAACCCATCATTTCTCTGTACAGTTTTCCTGGTTCTTAATGGTGAAAGTGATACTAATCTGGATGCTATTCTTGAAGGAGAGAAAGATCGACGGAATTTAGATGCAGTAGAAGTGGATCTCTTGGGAGGACTTCTGCTCAACCTTGCAGGTTTTGTTGGTGAAATAGACACAGTTGGTGGACTATTTTTGATCTGGACTTGAACTTTGGTGGCTGAAGTTGGAGACTTGATCAAAAACTTGTGTGGTGTTCCTCCACCCCTATTTCTTGATATCACAGGAGACCTGGTCTGGCAAAACTGTTGCGGCCGTGACGGCAAAGATGGAGACTTGATCAAAAACTTGTGAGATGTTGTTGTTCCTCTATTTCTTGTTATGATAGGTGACCTTGTCTTGCAAAATTGTTGCTGTGAAGAGGAATGAGTGGACAGGAACAAAGGGTTGGGGAATAGTACTGTTTTTCTAgcccatggcttattccttggAGACACCCTATTTGCCATATACCTGTTGCTTTCTTTATCAAATTCTCTAACCTTAGGAGGAGAAACCTTGAAGTTGATTCTGGAACGAGCCCTTTGAAGTGATGGTGAACCATCGTTTTGTGCTTTAGTTTGcttctctttcttccttcttgcCCTGAGTTGTGTGTTTTCAAGTTCTGCTTTTTTGTTGCTCCTTTGAGACATTGGAGTTTTTGGATCCTCCTGGGGAGTTTTCTTACCAACTGCTGTGACTATTTCTCTAGCAAACTGACTTGCCTGCAGAATTTCCCCAACAGTTTCGCCTACAAGCATTGCAGGCAATGACATTCTCTTCCATTCACCTGCACAAGGACCATATTAACTCAAAGGAATGCCAATTATTACCCATGTTGTCCATGATCATGTCCAAGTAACAATTTCTTTCGAAGGTGAATGGAGAGAACAAACAAAACCTGTGTTTGCTGGAAACTTCCCCACAGGAGATCTCCTTGAGGCACCGTTCTTGATCCTTcataatgacaagaatacacAAAGCATTTGAGTTTACAACTTGCAACAACAATTAACTGAAGTTTAAGAATAAATAATGCATGTAATGTTATTCAATCACAAAATCGTTATTTATACACAGTCCGTGCATCGACACAAAACGTAcaattaattatgttaatacatattagttttatttcttaataaaacCTAAGTGGATTTCACCAAAACACATTAATTATATAAGTAATCATACTTTcattatatttgttattatacataaattatttttaaaaagtagccCGTGCATGCACGGGGTAAACATACTAGTTTATACCAAGTTTGTGTACTTTTATAAGTCATATCAAAGCTATCTACGGTGAGTATGAActgaaattgaaattcaaatagaATCTAAAGCTTACCTGAGTGATTCTTGCTTGCATCTGAGACTGGTTCTGAGATAACCTCTGGTGCTGCGAGGGCTGAGATTCACCCCAGACACCACCTTGGTTCCACCAGTCACAGTGTACTGAAGTTCCTGCAGCCGAGCCACGCACTGATCCACCTTCAAACACCCACAACAAATCACTCACAaagattcaaaatttatatgGTTTCATTAGGGAAGGTTAAACTGGCATTAAACGTGGATTACCTTGATGAGTGTTTCTTTAATCAGAACAGGGTTGAGAGCGGCCAACAGCTTCCTCTGCTTCGGTGGGGTTCTCGCAACCATCTTTAGAATATCCTCCGAGGAATGAAAGCAAACACACACGAAGTGGGTCTCAAGAATTTTAATCACTCAAACGAAAGATTGGATCTAACTTGTACCTAGTGTCCACCCACCCAACCAAAGATTGGATCTGAATTCTCTCTCTCTGAGACGAAGACACGGTCCCTtaaccttttgctttttgttGCAGAGTTTGGCTCCTAAGTGTTGATGTCGAACAAACACGAACTCTGTAACGGTTTGTTTTTTCTCCAACGGTCGACTAAATATCTGTCTTTCACTCTAACTAAGGAAGCTAATTCAACGCCAACGGCTATATGCAacttttttttcccattttgcTTGGGCCCTGGGTTGATTACGTGGGTATGTTTCCATTAGTGAATaaagtttttgaatttttcttttttaagcgACAATAAAGTTTTTGAACCAAATGCTA encodes the following:
- the LOC114370267 gene encoding microtubule-binding protein TANGLED-like, producing the protein MVARTPPKQRKLLAALNPVLIKETLIKVDQCVARLQELQYTVTGGTKVVSGVNLSPRSTRGYLRTSLRCKQESLRIKNGASRRSPVGKFPANTGEWKRMSLPAMLVGETVGEILQASQFAREIVTAVGKKTPQEDPKTPMSQRSNKKAELENTQLRARRKKEKQTKAQNDGSPSLQRARSRINFKVSPPKVREFDKESNRYMANRVSPRNKPWARKTVLFPNPLFLSTHSSSQQQFCKTRSPIITRNRGTTTSHKFLIKSPSLPSRPQQFCQTRSPVISRNRGGGTPHKFLIKSPTSATKVQVQIKNSPPTVSISPTKPARLSRSPPKRSTSTASKFRRSFSPSRIASRLVSLSPLRTRKTVQRNDGFVSGLKQCPASSSVQYPAKRNLRTHQ